The Oryzias melastigma strain HK-1 linkage group LG3, ASM292280v2, whole genome shotgun sequence genome contains a region encoding:
- the LOC112160571 gene encoding UDP-glucuronosyltransferase 2C1 isoform X2: MKLPLCCSALLVLLLTPSFSHGGNILVIPAEGSHWINMDILLQALHSRGHTLTVVRSIKSWYIKENSSYYNTLSIPVEKNIDEELITNVMKETVQFARGTLPLTSFVHMTIGMVGIFKDFHAVLCEFVSTMLDDPAVIKTLHESRFDMVLADPCWGGGPILAKYLNVPLVYNGRWVIAEEAHFSIAPSPVSYIPVTGTGFTDRMTFLQRVKNILLYLITYIQNDVIARQIYQPICDKYLDPDHDFNQIKTDADIWLMKTDFVFDYPRPTMPNVVYIGGFQCKPAKPLPEHLEEFVQSSGEHGVVIMPMGTFVSELPDDMANEIAAAFAKLPQKVIWRYKGKRPSTLGNNTLVVDWMPQNDLLGHPKIKLFLAHGGTNGVQEAIYHGVPVVGLPLYFDQYDNLLRLQERGGAKILSIATVDKDDNFLKAIQEVLTDPSYRENMQRLSRLHRDQPVKPMDKALFWIEFVMRHKGAAHLKAQSYNMSWFTYHSVDVVLFLTAAVLLVLLTSFMFIRCLFRALCKRKVKRE, encoded by the coding sequence ATGAAGTTGCCCCTGTGCTGCAGTGCTTTGCTGGTTCTCCTCCTCACTCCCAGCTTCTCTCATGGAGGCAACATCTTGGTCATTCCTGCAGAGGGCAGTCACTGGATCAACATGGACATCCTGCTTCAAGCTTTACACTCCAGAGGACACACCTTGACTGTTGTTCGTTCCATCAAAAGCTGGTATATTAAGGAGAACTCCTCTTATTACAATACCTTATCGATTCCCGTTGAGAAAAACATAGATGAGGAGTTAATCACAAACGTTATGAAAGAAACTGTACAGTTTGCGCGCGGTACCCTCCCTTTGACAAGTTTTGTCCACATGACTATCGGTATGGTTGGTATTTTTAAAGACTTCCACGCAgttttgtgtgagtttgtgtcaACCATGCTTGATGACCCGGCGGTGATAAAAACCTTGCATGAGAGCAGGTTTGATATGGTGCTCGCTGACCCATGTTGGGGAGGCGGACCCATTTTGGCCAAATATTTGAATGTCCCTTTGGTTTATAATGGTCGCTGGGTAATAGCTGAGGAGGCTCATTTCTCCATCGCTCCCTCACCTGTATCCTACATTCCTGTAACTGGAACTGGCTTTACTGACAGGATGACCTTCTTGCAGAGagttaaaaacatattattatatttaataacATACATACAGAACGATGTGATAGCTAGGCAAATATACCAACCGATATGTGACAAGTACCTTGATCCTGATCATGACTTCAATCAGATCAAGACAGATGCAGACATTTGGCTgatgaaaacagattttgtctTCGACTATCCACGTCCAACGATGCCTAATGTTGTGTACATTGGAGGTTTTCAGTGTAAACCTGCTAAACCACTTCCTGAACATTTGGAGGAGTTTGTGCAGAGTTCTGGAGAACATGGAGTCGTCATCATGCCGATGGGAACCTTTGTCAGTGAACTTCCTGATGACATGGCAAATGAGATCGCTGCAGCTTTTGCTAAACTGCCACAGAAAGTTATCTGGAGGTACAAAGGTAAAAGACCCTCCACTCTGGGTAACAACACTTTAGTGGTGGACTGGATGCCTCAGAATGACCTTTTAGGACATCCTAAGATCAAGCTGTTTTTGGCTCATGGAGGAACTAATGGAGTCCAAGAAGCTATTTATCATGGAGTCCCAGTTGTGGGTCTGCCTTTGTATTTTGACCAATACGACAATCTTCTCcggctgcaggaaagaggtggAGCTAAGATTCTCTCCATAGCCACAGTGGACAAAGATGACAACTTCCTGAAGGCCATCCAGGAAGTCCTGACTGATCCCTCttacagggagaacatgcagagACTCTCCAGGCTGCACAGAGATCAGCCGGTGAAGCCGATGGACAAAGCCCTCTTCTGGATCGAGTTTGTCATGAGACACAAAGGAGCTGCTCACCTGAAAGCTCAGTCCTACAACATGTCATGGTTCACCTACCACTCTGTAGATGTGGTTCTGTTCCTGACTGCAGCGGTGCTGCTCGTGCTTTTGACCTCCTTCATGTTCATCAGGTGTTTGTTCAGAGCACTTTGTAAACGTAAAGTGAAACGGGAATGA